Proteins from one Mycobacterium adipatum genomic window:
- a CDS encoding ABC transporter ATP-binding protein: protein MIRTLLALVPADRRGRVRLYTVLTVFSVLLRAVGVVLLVPLVAALFSATPADAWPWLGGLTALTVAGWLVDTYAARLGFDIGFAVLDATQHDMADRLPNIKLDWLTQENIATTRQAIAATGPELVGLVVNLATPLIGAVLAPAAIAVALLMVSVPLALAALAGVVILLGALWLAGRLSRTADRLAGEANSAFTERIIEFARTQQALRAARRAEPERSLVGTALQAQHGASLRLLTMQIPGQLLFSLASQLALILFAAATTVLTVRGDLAVPEAIALIVVIARYLEPFTVLSELSAALESTRATLARIQRVLDAPTCSAGVATLPETGPPPITFEDVSFSYGGDPVLKDLSFTLEPGTTTAIVGPSGSGKTTILGLIAGLHEPDRGRVLFGDADLATLHPQARRAAVSVIFQHPYLFDGSLRDNILVGDPSADEDTLAGATRLARVDELAARLPDGEHTVVGEAGSALSGGERQRVSIARALVKPAPVLLVDEATSALDTENEAAIVEALTADLRARTRVIVAHRLASIRRADRVLFVEDGRIVEDGTITELLAEDGPHHRFREFWGRQRAAADWQITV from the coding sequence GTGATCCGCACCCTGCTTGCGCTCGTCCCCGCCGACCGACGCGGCCGGGTCCGGCTGTATACCGTGCTCACCGTCTTCTCGGTGTTGCTGCGTGCGGTCGGGGTGGTGCTGTTGGTCCCGTTGGTGGCAGCACTGTTCAGTGCTACTCCGGCCGACGCCTGGCCGTGGCTGGGCGGGCTGACGGCGCTGACCGTGGCGGGCTGGTTGGTGGACACCTATGCCGCGCGGCTCGGTTTCGACATCGGCTTCGCGGTGCTCGACGCCACCCAGCACGATATGGCCGACCGGTTGCCGAATATCAAGTTGGACTGGCTGACTCAGGAGAACATCGCGACCACCCGGCAGGCCATCGCCGCCACCGGTCCCGAACTCGTGGGCCTGGTGGTGAATCTGGCGACCCCGTTGATCGGTGCCGTGCTGGCGCCCGCTGCCATCGCGGTGGCCCTGCTGATGGTGTCGGTCCCGCTGGCGCTGGCGGCCCTGGCCGGGGTGGTGATCCTGCTCGGCGCGCTGTGGCTGGCCGGGCGGCTCAGCAGGACCGCCGATCGACTGGCGGGGGAGGCCAATTCGGCGTTCACCGAACGCATCATCGAATTCGCCCGCACCCAGCAGGCGTTGCGCGCCGCGCGTCGGGCAGAACCGGAGCGCAGCCTGGTCGGCACGGCGCTGCAGGCCCAGCACGGCGCGAGTCTGCGGCTGCTGACCATGCAGATTCCCGGGCAGCTGCTGTTCAGCCTGGCCAGCCAGCTTGCACTCATCCTGTTCGCCGCGGCGACCACCGTGCTGACCGTGCGCGGGGACCTGGCTGTCCCGGAAGCCATTGCGCTGATCGTGGTCATCGCCCGCTACCTCGAACCCTTCACCGTGCTCAGCGAACTGTCCGCGGCGCTGGAATCCACCCGCGCAACGCTGGCCAGGATCCAACGGGTGCTCGACGCCCCCACCTGTTCGGCCGGCGTCGCGACGCTGCCCGAGACCGGGCCGCCACCCATCACATTCGAGGACGTGTCCTTCTCCTACGGCGGCGATCCGGTGCTGAAGGACCTCAGCTTCACGCTGGAACCCGGCACCACCACCGCCATCGTCGGGCCGTCCGGATCGGGGAAGACCACCATCCTGGGACTGATCGCCGGGCTGCACGAGCCCGACCGGGGCCGGGTGCTGTTCGGGGACGCGGACCTGGCCACCCTGCACCCGCAGGCCCGCCGCGCCGCGGTGAGTGTGATCTTTCAGCACCCCTATCTGTTCGACGGGTCGCTGCGCGACAACATCCTCGTCGGCGATCCGTCCGCCGACGAGGACACCCTCGCTGGCGCGACGAGGCTGGCACGGGTCGACGAACTGGCCGCCCGACTACCCGACGGGGAACACACAGTCGTCGGGGAGGCCGGATCCGCGCTGTCCGGCGGGGAGCGCCAGCGGGTCAGCATCGCCCGCGCCTTGGTCAAACCGGCTCCGGTGCTGCTGGTCGACGAGGCCACCAGCGCGCTGGACACCGAGAACGAAGCGGCGATCGTGGAGGCACTCACCGCCGACCTGCGGGCCCGCACCCGGGTGATCGTCGCGCACCGGCTGGCCAGCATCCGGCGCGCCGACCGGGTGCTGTTCGTCGAGGACGGTCGCATCGTCGAGGACGGCACCATCACCGAACTGCTCGCCGAGGACGGCCCGCACCACCGGTTCCGGGAGTTCTGGGGTCGCCAGCGCGCCGCCGCCGACTGGCAGATCACCGTCTGA